A single region of the Halonatronomonas betaini genome encodes:
- a CDS encoding acyltransferase family protein → MKRKRIHELDLLRSIAIMTVVIVHAITRVLEIHQSQEALEASQGVALLTLRLFTTFGTPIFVFLSVFLLAYAYYDRLPDDFFEKRIKLVLIPYISMSFIYAFIMVHENGAIGNGGAVLSYFQYVLSNIFFGFYRHGYFILVIFQFYILYKLFHDKIKNIKPLNLLIITFTINITYLGFFNFVEPDFLPYGELIWRAATWGTFPAWIFYFAIGYSSGRNIEQLNTWLNKQKKLIIPAIITFGGFMGYMYLSGTLLENSSKRFDMLLFSSSMFLLIYFIGTKLKVKPGLFKFISRYSFGIFLFHMIYLYLATYFFTEITFIQINPFLTLILLVKTSTALSILTTYLLDKVSIGPYLIGRLEKPKHQ, encoded by the coding sequence ATGAAGAGGAAACGAATACATGAACTGGATCTACTCAGAAGTATAGCAATTATGACAGTTGTAATAGTCCATGCAATAACCAGAGTTCTCGAAATTCATCAGAGCCAGGAAGCACTGGAAGCATCCCAGGGAGTGGCATTACTGACCCTGAGGCTATTTACAACATTCGGTACACCTATCTTTGTCTTTCTCTCAGTATTCCTCCTGGCCTATGCTTATTACGATAGGTTACCCGATGATTTCTTTGAAAAAAGAATAAAACTTGTTTTAATCCCTTACATATCAATGAGTTTCATTTATGCCTTTATAATGGTCCATGAAAATGGAGCAATCGGTAACGGAGGAGCAGTATTAAGTTATTTTCAATATGTCTTAAGCAACATATTTTTTGGATTTTACCGACATGGTTATTTCATCCTTGTAATCTTTCAGTTCTACATATTATATAAATTATTCCATGATAAAATAAAAAACATTAAACCTTTAAACCTATTAATAATTACATTTACAATTAATATAACTTATCTCGGCTTCTTTAATTTTGTTGAGCCTGATTTTCTGCCTTATGGAGAACTAATCTGGAGAGCAGCTACCTGGGGTACTTTCCCAGCATGGATCTTCTATTTTGCCATTGGCTATTCCAGTGGGCGCAATATCGAGCAGCTTAACACCTGGCTTAATAAGCAGAAAAAGTTAATTATTCCAGCGATCATTACATTCGGTGGATTTATGGGCTATATGTATCTTTCAGGTACTCTACTGGAAAATAGTTCAAAGAGATTTGACATGCTTTTATTCTCAAGTAGTATGTTTTTACTTATATATTTTATCGGTACAAAACTTAAAGTAAAGCCAGGACTATTTAAATTTATCAGCAGATATTCTTTTGGGATCTTCTTATTTCACATGATATATTTATACCTGGCAACTTACTTCTTTACAGAGATCACCTTTATTCAGATCAACCCATTTCTAACCCTGATACTGCTGGTGAAAACAAGTACAGCCTTATCTATCCTGACAACATATCTGCTAGATAAAGTATCTATCGGTCCATATCTAATCGGGCGGCTGGAAAAACCTAAACACCAATAA
- a CDS encoding SLC13 family permease — protein MEYAETKSDEIDNQKSKATSTTENDQSLILQLVITAAVILILAAVNLLAPPTGLSRSGFQMIGIALVSALLWSTELIPIPITALLIIFLQGIFNILPFQESLASLAHPVNTLLFVGFVLAAGLQKFDLDRKISISFIKLAGTRVRRLLFAMMAIVAILSMWMSNTSTVALVVPIVISIIEVSKGEYPNLKRSFMIGIAYAGTIGGIATPVGTPPNPITIGFLSDMAGVNISFLDWIMIGLPFSLILLPVAWLVVILIYPPEIDEIEVPASALEMEINENNKWGVRRFLLIFMAIVVLWLAESFFALPDNWLYLVAVGGSITMCLPMIGVLSWEELSNEVNWGVLILIGGGLALGSGLSESGVISWIVNSFMAQIQHLPINLVIIVVAAMTSLSIMFFCSLTATSTAFVPLAITLALQLNADPLIFAAAAGIASSFAYILPANTPPNAISYSSGYFETKDMIFSGLILLALSILVFVLVSNFLWPVIL, from the coding sequence ATGGAATATGCAGAAACAAAATCAGATGAAATAGATAATCAAAAATCAAAAGCTACCAGCACTACTGAGAATGATCAGAGCCTGATACTCCAGTTAGTTATTACAGCAGCAGTTATTTTAATACTTGCTGCTGTTAACCTGCTGGCTCCGCCGACTGGATTATCCAGATCAGGCTTTCAGATGATAGGAATAGCTTTAGTTTCAGCATTGCTCTGGTCAACAGAGTTAATCCCTATTCCAATCACCGCCCTATTAATTATATTTCTACAGGGCATCTTTAATATCCTGCCGTTCCAGGAATCACTGGCTTCATTGGCCCACCCGGTCAATACCCTATTATTTGTAGGATTTGTGCTGGCCGCTGGCCTTCAGAAATTTGATCTAGATAGAAAGATTAGTATCTCCTTTATTAAGCTGGCTGGTACCAGAGTCAGAAGGCTCCTATTTGCCATGATGGCAATAGTTGCAATTTTATCTATGTGGATGTCTAATACCTCAACTGTTGCCCTTGTTGTCCCAATAGTAATCAGCATCATCGAAGTTAGTAAAGGAGAATACCCAAATTTAAAGAGATCATTTATGATCGGTATCGCCTATGCCGGAACAATCGGGGGAATAGCCACACCAGTTGGAACACCGCCTAACCCGATTACAATTGGGTTTTTAAGTGACATGGCCGGGGTTAATATCAGCTTCCTTGACTGGATTATGATAGGTCTTCCCTTTTCACTAATCTTATTACCTGTTGCCTGGTTAGTTGTTATTCTGATCTATCCACCTGAGATAGATGAAATAGAAGTTCCAGCCAGTGCATTAGAGATGGAAATCAATGAAAATAATAAATGGGGAGTCCGGCGATTTTTGCTAATCTTTATGGCAATTGTAGTTTTATGGCTGGCTGAATCGTTCTTTGCTCTCCCTGATAACTGGCTTTATCTAGTTGCTGTCGGCGGCTCAATCACTATGTGTCTTCCAATGATTGGCGTCTTAAGCTGGGAGGAATTAAGTAATGAAGTTAACTGGGGAGTATTAATCCTGATTGGAGGAGGTCTGGCCCTGGGTTCAGGTTTAAGTGAAAGTGGAGTGATCTCCTGGATAGTAAATAGTTTTATGGCCCAGATCCAGCACCTACCAATAAACTTAGTTATTATAGTTGTAGCAGCAATGACCAGTTTGAGTATTATGTTTTTCTGCAGTCTAACAGCAACATCGACTGCCTTTGTGCCACTGGCTATAACCCTGGCACTGCAGTTAAATGCCGATCCATTAATCTTTGCTGCAGCAGCTGGAATTGCATCATCCTTTGCCTATATTCTACCGGCAAATACACCTCCAAATGCAATTTCATATAGCTCAGGATATTTTGAAACAAAGGATATGATTTTCTCAGGCTTAATCTTACTTGCCCTTTCAATTTTAGTATTCGTGTTAGTATCAAATTTCCTCTGGCCAGTAATTTTATAA
- a CDS encoding FAD-dependent oxidoreductase produces the protein MYTREMKELIKKVEATRDQRAGVEFPRMNPEEKQEVLDNYHPDYNKSGFVDLKIGPSKGQAVPDELGELLEAYSSIKDIDLDLNAADYEADILIIGGGGAGAAAALEAKKHGAEPLLVTKLRFGDANTMMAQGGIQAADKPEDSPVEHFIDAMGGGHYKNIPELVKALVMDGPEIISWMEDMGIMLNKEEDGSMETFHGGGTSRMRAHSARDYSGAEIMRVLRDEVYNNDIEVVEFAPAVELLIDDQGRAAGAVLYNLETEEYYIARANKVIMATGGSGRLHYQGFPTTNHYGATGDGLILSYRAGAELIYPDTIQYHPTGVAYPPQIQGSLVTEKVRGLGGTPLNINGEQFVNPLETRDVEAAAIIRECKGRDLGIETPTGMIGVWLDTPLIERIHGEGTIEKQLPAMHRRYLKYNIDMRKEPLLVYPTLHYQNGGILIDENGRTKVENLYVAGETAGGIHGHNRLMGNSLLDILVFGRRAGQDAAKNCNENKPGQPGLKHLDKYHQELKEAGIPEDRRAPKLLPKYRHQKTS, from the coding sequence ATGTATACAAGGGAAATGAAAGAACTTATAAAGAAGGTTGAAGCAACCAGAGATCAAAGGGCCGGTGTTGAATTTCCACGGATGAATCCTGAGGAAAAGCAAGAAGTCCTGGATAATTATCACCCTGATTATAATAAATCTGGCTTTGTCGACTTAAAGATTGGTCCCAGCAAGGGTCAGGCAGTTCCTGATGAATTAGGTGAATTACTTGAGGCTTATAGCAGCATTAAAGATATTGATTTAGACCTTAATGCAGCTGATTATGAGGCAGATATCTTAATAATTGGTGGTGGAGGTGCTGGTGCTGCTGCAGCTCTAGAAGCTAAAAAGCATGGGGCTGAGCCTCTCCTGGTTACAAAATTGAGATTTGGTGATGCCAATACAATGATGGCCCAGGGTGGAATTCAGGCAGCTGATAAGCCAGAGGATTCCCCGGTAGAACATTTTATTGATGCGATGGGTGGTGGCCATTATAAGAACATACCTGAATTAGTAAAAGCTCTGGTTATGGATGGTCCAGAGATAATCTCCTGGATGGAAGATATGGGGATTATGCTTAATAAAGAAGAAGATGGATCCATGGAAACCTTTCATGGCGGCGGTACTTCAAGAATGAGAGCCCATTCTGCCAGAGATTATAGTGGAGCAGAAATAATGCGAGTTCTCAGAGATGAAGTCTATAATAATGATATTGAAGTTGTAGAATTTGCTCCAGCAGTTGAACTATTAATCGATGATCAGGGACGGGCAGCGGGCGCAGTTCTTTATAATCTGGAGACTGAAGAATATTATATTGCCAGAGCCAATAAAGTTATTATGGCCACAGGCGGCTCAGGCAGGCTTCACTATCAGGGTTTCCCGACCACCAATCATTATGGTGCTACTGGAGATGGGCTAATCCTTTCATACAGAGCTGGCGCAGAGCTAATATATCCTGATACTATCCAGTATCATCCAACTGGAGTTGCCTATCCTCCCCAGATCCAGGGCAGCCTGGTAACTGAAAAAGTCAGAGGTTTAGGTGGAACTCCACTTAATATAAATGGAGAACAGTTTGTTAATCCTCTAGAAACCAGAGATGTTGAAGCTGCAGCTATAATAAGAGAATGTAAAGGACGGGATCTAGGTATTGAGACCCCAACAGGTATGATCGGTGTCTGGCTGGATACTCCTTTAATTGAAAGAATCCATGGCGAAGGCACAATTGAGAAACAGCTACCTGCCATGCATCGCCGCTATCTCAAATATAATATTGATATGAGGAAAGAGCCATTGCTGGTCTATCCTACCCTCCACTATCAAAACGGAGGAATTTTAATAGATGAAAATGGCCGGACAAAAGTTGAAAACCTATATGTTGCCGGTGAAACAGCTGGCGGTATTCATGGCCATAATAGGCTAATGGGCAATTCTCTCCTGGATATTCTGGTATTTGGACGGAGAGCCGGTCAGGATGCAGCAAAGAACTGCAACGAGAACAAACCTGGTCAGCCAGGCCTCAAACATCTAGATAAATACCATCAAGAGCTTAAAGAGGCTGGAATTCCAGAAGACAGAAGAGCTCCAAAACTTCTTCCAAAATATAGACATCAGAAAACTAGTTAA
- a CDS encoding 4Fe-4S dicluster domain-containing protein, translated as MAEKIEIYIMGKKYKVPETLTIMDAMEYAGYHIKRGCGCRSGFCGACGTVFRIAGDKELKVGLACQTKVEDQMYLAQLPFFPASKPTYSLEELASELDTISYYFPEIFRCVGCNSCTKACPQGLNVMQYIAYAQRGDFEKCAEESFDCIACGLCASRCPANIIHYQVGLMVRRLYSKYEIPEADHVQKRVAEINNGRYDQEMKKLINADIDELKDIYNNRNISS; from the coding sequence ATGGCTGAAAAAATAGAAATATATATTATGGGTAAAAAATATAAGGTTCCAGAAACCTTAACAATCATGGATGCAATGGAATATGCCGGCTATCATATCAAAAGAGGTTGTGGTTGCCGTTCAGGATTTTGTGGAGCCTGTGGAACAGTTTTTAGAATTGCTGGAGATAAAGAACTAAAAGTCGGACTTGCCTGTCAGACTAAGGTCGAAGACCAGATGTATCTGGCTCAGTTACCTTTTTTTCCGGCCAGCAAACCGACCTATTCCCTGGAAGAACTTGCTTCAGAACTGGATACTATCAGTTATTATTTCCCGGAGATATTCCGGTGTGTTGGCTGTAACTCATGTACTAAAGCCTGCCCCCAGGGACTAAATGTTATGCAATATATAGCCTATGCCCAGCGAGGAGATTTTGAAAAATGTGCTGAAGAATCTTTTGATTGTATAGCCTGTGGCCTCTGTGCCTCCCGCTGCCCTGCCAATATAATCCATTACCAGGTCGGATTAATGGTTAGAAGATTATATAGTAAGTATGAAATACCAGAGGCAGATCATGTTCAGAAAAGAGTTGCCGAAATTAATAATGGCCGTTATGATCAAGAAATGAAGAAACTTATTAACGCAGATATAGATGAATTAAAAGATATATATAATAACCGGAATATTTCTAGCTAA
- a CDS encoding FAD/NAD(P)-binding protein: MTEIAKDPLLPGKAIITAIRQDTEDIKTYQVRDVNGGKPFDFEPGQCAMLSLPPAGEAIFSITSSPLAEMMEFSIKNVGRVTSEIHNLKVGDQIGIRGPYGTPFPVADFQKDDLLFIGGGIGLAPLRSVINYVLKKRDNYGKVDIVCGCRTCNDFVHYEEITEEWPQKPETDVHLTVDKATDDWTGFEGYIPDYLEELNFSPAEKKAIVCGPPIMIKFVVQQLKESGFDPADIYTTLELKMKCGIGKCGRCNIGSKYVCKDGPVFTAKELAGLIETF; the protein is encoded by the coding sequence ATGACTGAGATAGCAAAAGATCCATTATTGCCTGGCAAAGCCATTATAACTGCTATTCGCCAGGATACTGAAGATATTAAAACTTATCAGGTTAGAGATGTAAATGGTGGCAAACCTTTTGACTTTGAACCAGGTCAGTGTGCCATGCTTTCACTGCCACCAGCAGGTGAGGCTATTTTTTCTATCACCTCTTCTCCTCTTGCAGAAATGATGGAGTTTAGTATAAAGAATGTTGGCAGAGTAACATCAGAGATCCATAATCTTAAAGTTGGTGATCAGATAGGAATCCGGGGGCCATATGGTACTCCTTTTCCAGTTGCTGATTTTCAAAAAGATGATCTTCTATTTATCGGTGGCGGAATTGGACTTGCCCCACTCAGGTCAGTGATTAATTATGTTCTAAAAAAGCGAGACAACTATGGCAAAGTAGATATTGTCTGTGGTTGCAGAACCTGTAATGATTTTGTTCATTATGAGGAAATCACAGAAGAATGGCCACAAAAACCAGAGACAGATGTCCACCTAACTGTTGATAAAGCAACTGATGACTGGACAGGTTTTGAAGGCTATATCCCTGATTATCTGGAAGAACTTAATTTTTCTCCAGCAGAAAAAAAAGCAATTGTTTGTGGACCACCGATAATGATCAAATTTGTTGTCCAGCAGCTCAAGGAGTCCGGGTTCGATCCTGCTGATATCTATACAACTCTAGAACTTAAAATGAAATGCGGAATCGGTAAATGTGGCCGCTGCAATATTGGTTCTAAATATGTCTGCAAAGACGGTCCAGTCTTTACTGCAAAAGAATTGGCTGGCTTAATCGAAACTTTCTAA
- a CDS encoding 4Fe-4S dicluster domain-containing protein produces MLKLDKNKLQDFLKAIEEEYQIQLPVKKADQTDFCNFEDTLKPNKGLEIDLNTRLSVKSPKSYLFPRSESYLEFKKDNERLDFKLKELTGKANLIFGIRNCDQESFKILDKVFLQEPVDQLYKRRRNSTITVVARCLEQSETCFCQLFEIEPAGSETGADLYYYNYNDGLYFTAGSDQGELILSDYSQYFKSVEPEIEKKLNQEANQFNGKITADSDNPLMQNKPELLYDNKEAIFNSDIWQELANRCLECGICTYLCPTCHCYDIQDYSADQSGERYRCWDSCLFSNFTEMAHGDNPREETYQRLRQRFFHKLVYFPEEQEESLACVGCGRCLGSCPVNIDITEVLALAGGVIND; encoded by the coding sequence ATGCTTAAATTGGATAAAAATAAACTGCAGGATTTCTTAAAAGCAATAGAAGAAGAATATCAGATTCAGCTGCCAGTAAAAAAGGCAGACCAGACAGATTTCTGTAATTTCGAAGATACTTTAAAACCCAATAAAGGTTTAGAGATAGATTTAAATACCAGACTCTCGGTTAAATCACCAAAAAGCTATCTTTTCCCCAGGTCTGAAAGTTATCTCGAATTTAAAAAGGACAATGAAAGGCTGGATTTTAAATTAAAAGAACTGACTGGCAAAGCTAATCTTATCTTCGGAATTCGTAATTGCGATCAGGAGAGCTTTAAAATCCTGGATAAAGTCTTTCTCCAGGAACCAGTCGATCAGCTCTATAAACGGCGCCGCAATTCAACAATCACAGTGGTTGCCCGCTGCCTGGAACAGTCAGAAACATGTTTCTGCCAGCTCTTTGAGATTGAACCAGCCGGTTCAGAAACTGGCGCTGACCTTTATTATTACAATTACAATGATGGCCTCTATTTTACAGCTGGCAGTGATCAGGGAGAATTGATCCTTTCAGATTACAGTCAGTATTTTAAGAGTGTTGAACCTGAAATTGAAAAAAAGTTGAATCAAGAGGCTAATCAATTCAATGGAAAAATAACTGCTGATAGCGATAATCCCTTAATGCAAAACAAACCAGAACTACTCTATGATAATAAAGAGGCTATCTTTAATAGCGACATCTGGCAGGAGCTAGCCAATCGCTGTCTGGAATGTGGCATCTGTACTTATCTCTGCCCGACCTGTCATTGCTATGATATCCAGGATTATTCTGCTGACCAGTCTGGAGAACGTTATCGCTGCTGGGATTCATGTCTATTTTCTAATTTTACAGAGATGGCCCATGGCGATAATCCCAGAGAAGAAACCTACCAGCGACTAAGGCAGAGATTCTTCCATAAACTTGTCTATTTCCCGGAAGAGCAGGAAGAAAGCCTGGCCTGTGTTGGTTGTGGCCGCTGTCTTGGCAGCTGTCCTGTAAATATTGATATCACTGAAGTTTTAGCCCTGGCAGGAGGTGTTATTAATGACTGA
- a CDS encoding 4Fe-4S dicluster domain-containing protein, which yields MEIITNAMRQLAREGLENGLDIIIGWKDGRFEWQSKPAFITEINDIESLNFNNYSLKNLSGYLLKKELKDKKIGIFLKGCDYKAYKQLVNYNQVDPENIQIWGIACPGLKERDFHGNTSNAERCQRCQEPVPEELETIIGKKEVAIQNSPEDKYQDVKKLESLATDERFDYWKDQISDCIRCYACRNTCPLCECTTCMIAGGDSNSDDWIDSAKEFSQDFFFHSIRAFHQAGRCVDCGECEEVCPVDIPISKINNKIRHDIENLYEMPEVADDDSVMGPLLDFREDDPEPGSKGGKENA from the coding sequence ATGGAAATAATAACTAATGCAATGAGACAACTGGCCAGAGAAGGATTAGAGAATGGGCTGGATATTATTATCGGCTGGAAAGATGGCCGTTTTGAATGGCAGTCTAAACCAGCTTTCATAACAGAAATTAATGATATCGAGAGTTTAAATTTCAATAACTATAGTTTAAAGAATTTATCAGGTTACCTTTTAAAGAAGGAATTAAAAGATAAAAAGATAGGCATCTTTTTAAAGGGCTGTGATTACAAAGCTTATAAACAGCTTGTCAATTACAACCAGGTTGACCCAGAAAATATTCAAATCTGGGGAATAGCCTGCCCGGGCCTTAAAGAAAGAGATTTTCACGGTAATACCAGTAATGCTGAGCGCTGCCAGCGCTGTCAGGAACCTGTACCTGAAGAGCTAGAAACTATTATTGGCAAAAAAGAAGTTGCCATCCAAAACTCACCAGAGGATAAATATCAGGATGTTAAAAAGCTGGAATCACTGGCAACAGATGAGCGTTTTGATTACTGGAAAGACCAGATATCTGACTGTATTCGCTGTTATGCCTGTAGAAATACCTGCCCTCTCTGTGAATGTACAACCTGTATGATAGCCGGTGGAGATAGTAATAGTGATGACTGGATAGACTCTGCCAAAGAGTTTTCCCAGGATTTCTTCTTCCATTCAATTAGAGCCTTCCATCAGGCAGGCCGCTGTGTCGATTGTGGGGAATGCGAAGAAGTCTGCCCGGTTGATATACCAATAAGCAAAATAAATAATAAGATCCGTCATGATATCGAAAATCTATATGAAATGCCAGAAGTTGCCGACGATGATAGCGTAATGGGTCCACTCCTGGATTTTAGAGAAGATGATCCAGAACCTGGCAGTAAAGGGGGCAAAGAGAATGCTTAA
- a CDS encoding hydrogenase iron-sulfur subunit codes for MPVKEKMNKQIDKNNFEPLLVAFCCNWCSYAGADLAGTSRMGYPENIKIIRVPCSCRINPGFVLRAFQKGADGVLIAGCHPGDCHYMTGNYYTRRRFTVFKELLNYMGIEKERFKVDWISASEGKKFADTATEFTSKLKELGPDRKLRDSRWK; via the coding sequence ATGCCTGTAAAAGAAAAAATGAATAAGCAAATAGATAAAAATAATTTCGAGCCTTTATTAGTGGCTTTCTGCTGCAACTGGTGTAGCTATGCCGGGGCCGACCTGGCTGGAACAAGCCGAATGGGCTATCCAGAGAATATCAAGATCATTAGAGTTCCCTGCTCCTGTCGGATCAATCCAGGTTTTGTCTTAAGGGCCTTCCAAAAGGGTGCTGATGGTGTCTTGATTGCTGGTTGTCATCCCGGTGATTGTCACTATATGACCGGCAACTACTATACCAGACGCCGTTTCACAGTTTTCAAAGAGCTTCTTAATTATATGGGTATCGAAAAAGAAAGATTTAAAGTTGACTGGATATCAGCCTCAGAAGGCAAAAAATTTGCAGATACTGCAACTGAATTCACCAGCAAACTTAAAGAATTAGGGCCTGATAGAAAGTTGAGGGATTCCAGATGGAAATAA
- a CDS encoding CoB--CoM heterodisulfide reductase iron-sulfur subunit A family protein translates to MSKIGVFICWCGSNISETVDIEKTKAALEGLPALDYIEDYQYLCSEIGQKKIADAIKNKNLSGVVVASCSPRMHEDTFRNAAEDAGLNPYLLEIANIREHCSWVHSNKEKATEKAVALIRAAINKVKHNQPLTPGSIPVNKRALVIGGGIAGIQSAIDIAEAGYQVDIVERTPSIGGKMAQIDKTFPTLDCSACILTPKMVEASRHENIQLHTYSEVARVDGYVGNFDVEIKKKPRSIDEDKCTGCGICLEKCPGKAPSEFEEGLNERNAIYTPFPQAVPNIPTIDRDNCIKFEKDKCGLCARVCPTDAINFNQEENIIEEKYGIIITATGYQLTDPDQFGEYHYNHPDVITGMEFERIINAAGPTEGKLQRPSNSEKPERVVFVQCVGSRDKARGHSHCSKICCMYTAKQAMLIREKYPETEVYVFYIDIRTAGKGFEEFQRRAQEDYGVNYVKGMVGKVFPGKDKLRVEAIDAMTGEFLELNSDLVILSPAAIPDQKAGDVSRQLGISQGASGFFTEAHPKLKPVETQTAGIFLAGACQGPKDIPETVAQASGAAAKAIGILSKDSLVNNPCVAEVNQAECSSCFSCKEVCPYSAIEKDEAEKHGMVARVNEALCQGCGACTVTCRSSTINLKGFSNKEILSEVDAICL, encoded by the coding sequence TTGTCTAAAATAGGAGTTTTTATCTGCTGGTGCGGAAGTAATATCTCTGAAACAGTAGATATCGAAAAGACTAAAGCTGCCCTTGAAGGTTTGCCAGCTTTAGATTATATAGAAGATTATCAGTATCTCTGTTCTGAGATTGGTCAGAAAAAAATTGCTGATGCAATAAAAAATAAAAATTTAAGTGGAGTAGTCGTAGCTTCCTGTTCGCCAAGAATGCATGAAGATACATTTCGAAATGCAGCGGAGGATGCAGGCTTAAACCCATACCTTTTAGAGATAGCAAATATAAGAGAACACTGTTCCTGGGTTCACAGCAATAAAGAAAAAGCAACTGAAAAAGCTGTAGCCTTAATTCGAGCTGCCATCAATAAAGTTAAACATAATCAACCATTAACACCAGGTAGTATTCCTGTCAATAAACGGGCCCTGGTTATCGGTGGTGGAATTGCCGGTATCCAATCAGCTATCGATATTGCTGAGGCTGGTTATCAGGTAGATATTGTTGAAAGAACTCCAAGTATTGGTGGCAAAATGGCTCAGATTGATAAAACCTTTCCGACTCTGGACTGTTCTGCCTGTATTTTAACACCAAAAATGGTCGAAGCATCCCGTCACGAAAATATTCAGTTACATACTTATAGTGAAGTAGCCAGAGTCGATGGATATGTCGGCAACTTTGACGTGGAAATAAAGAAGAAACCAAGAAGCATCGATGAAGATAAATGTACCGGTTGTGGAATCTGTCTGGAAAAATGTCCTGGTAAAGCTCCATCAGAATTTGAGGAAGGTCTAAATGAAAGAAATGCAATCTACACACCTTTCCCCCAGGCAGTCCCGAATATCCCAACAATCGATCGGGATAATTGCATTAAATTTGAAAAAGATAAATGCGGGCTCTGTGCCAGAGTCTGCCCAACAGATGCAATCAATTTTAACCAGGAAGAAAATATAATCGAAGAAAAATACGGCATTATAATTACAGCTACTGGCTACCAGCTAACTGACCCGGATCAATTTGGTGAATATCACTATAACCATCCTGATGTTATCACCGGTATGGAGTTTGAAAGAATCATCAATGCAGCCGGTCCAACCGAGGGAAAACTACAGCGGCCCTCTAATTCAGAAAAACCAGAAAGGGTTGTTTTTGTCCAGTGTGTAGGTTCCAGGGATAAAGCCAGAGGTCACAGCCACTGTTCAAAAATCTGTTGTATGTATACAGCCAAGCAGGCTATGTTAATCAGAGAAAAATATCCAGAAACAGAGGTTTATGTCTTTTATATTGATATCAGAACAGCAGGAAAAGGTTTCGAAGAGTTCCAGAGACGGGCCCAGGAAGATTATGGTGTTAATTATGTCAAAGGTATGGTCGGTAAAGTCTTCCCAGGTAAAGATAAGCTGAGAGTTGAGGCTATCGATGCCATGACCGGTGAATTCCTGGAGCTTAATTCAGATCTGGTTATCCTGTCACCTGCAGCCATTCCTGATCAAAAAGCCGGTGATGTAAGTCGCCAGTTAGGTATCAGTCAGGGTGCCAGTGGTTTCTTTACTGAAGCCCACCCAAAATTAAAGCCTGTTGAAACCCAGACTGCTGGAATCTTTTTAGCAGGTGCCTGTCAGGGCCCTAAAGATATTCCAGAAACAGTGGCCCAGGCCAGTGGAGCTGCAGCCAAAGCAATTGGTATTTTAAGCAAAGACAGCCTGGTCAACAACCCCTGTGTGGCTGAAGTCAATCAGGCTGAATGTTCAAGCTGTTTCTCCTGTAAAGAGGTCTGTCCTTACAGTGCAATTGAGAAAGATGAGGCTGAAAAACATGGAATGGTGGCCAGAGTTAATGAAGCTCTCTGTCAGGGCTGTGGAGCCTGTACAGTTACCTGCCGTTCAAGCACAATAAATCTTAAAGGTTTCAGTAATAAAGAAATTCTTTCAGAGGTGGATGCTATATGCCTGTAA
- a CDS encoding 4Fe-4S dicluster domain-containing protein, giving the protein MVNNSDKARILKEEFLEISRERPEDCLQCGKCSASCQAAKEMDFMPHQLVRMFHKNQIDQVMETDAIWACASCFTCGARCPRDIDLARMMETARVLYLRSNHKNLIDENEIAALNKKGLPPQAIVAGYRKFAK; this is encoded by the coding sequence ATGGTTAATAACTCAGATAAAGCCAGAATCCTTAAAGAAGAATTTTTAGAAATAAGTAGAGAAAGACCAGAAGATTGCCTGCAATGCGGGAAATGCAGTGCATCCTGCCAGGCAGCAAAAGAGATGGATTTTATGCCCCATCAACTGGTCAGGATGTTTCATAAAAACCAGATAGATCAGGTCATGGAAACAGATGCTATCTGGGCCTGTGCTTCCTGTTTTACCTGTGGTGCTCGCTGTCCCAGAGATATAGACCTGGCCAGAATGATGGAAACAGCCAGGGTTCTCTACCTTAGATCAAATCATAAAAATCTGATTGACGAAAATGAAATTGCAGCCTTAAATAAAAAAGGTCTCCCGCCTCAAGCAATTGTGGCCGGTTACCGCAAATTTGCCAAATAG